The Fibrobacter sp. UWB2 genome window below encodes:
- the rsgA gene encoding ribosome small subunit-dependent GTPase A gives MRNNDFDSDENETPLKSVRTSRREHRSRRIDVMRELESGVVDERPIKERFSREFKKAKIKRIKNPVENIGEENCVEGLVLEVHRRTCEVRLNKKEVPPRNKSGVTEGGHDNLPTSDFLPSTVTAMYRATTSKTLGEFPAVGDRVLLGLVNDADDEGDGVGSQKYCVVRVLPRKSELKRPGPRDSFYKQQTLAANIDQVVIVASVTQPEFNYGFMDRFLLAANLNDLPFVLVLTKMDLLPNGEADLSTDIRDFMKIVDKVIPVSVKSGNGLEVLRNELVGKSSVFSGMSGVGKSTLINELVPHAELRTGDVRERDGKGRHTTTSSSLFDFPGGGYVIDTPGIRSIGLMDMEPETLAKIFPGFFEDDLFTCKFSNCKHLKEPGCAVRAAVESGKISEARYASYVRILNSGK, from the coding sequence ATGCGAAATAACGATTTTGATTCCGACGAAAATGAAACTCCATTGAAGAGTGTACGCACGTCACGGCGCGAACACAGAAGCCGCCGTATCGATGTAATGCGTGAATTGGAATCGGGAGTCGTTGATGAACGCCCAATCAAGGAGCGTTTCAGTCGCGAATTTAAAAAGGCAAAAATCAAGCGCATCAAGAATCCGGTCGAAAACATCGGTGAAGAAAATTGCGTGGAAGGGCTTGTGCTCGAAGTCCACCGCCGCACCTGCGAAGTGCGATTAAACAAGAAGGAGGTGCCCCCCCGGAATAAATCCGGGGTGACAGAAGGCGGGCATGACAACCTTCCTACTTCCGACTTCCTACCGTCTACAGTAACAGCTATGTACCGTGCAACGACGTCCAAGACGCTTGGGGAATTCCCGGCCGTGGGCGACCGCGTCTTGCTCGGGCTTGTGAATGATGCCGATGACGAAGGTGATGGAGTCGGTTCGCAGAAGTATTGCGTTGTGCGAGTGCTCCCGCGAAAGAGCGAACTCAAGCGCCCGGGCCCGCGCGATAGCTTCTACAAACAGCAGACACTTGCCGCAAATATCGACCAGGTCGTGATTGTTGCGAGCGTGACGCAACCGGAATTCAACTACGGGTTCATGGACCGCTTTTTGCTTGCCGCAAACTTGAACGATTTGCCGTTTGTGCTCGTGCTCACCAAGATGGACTTGTTGCCGAATGGCGAAGCGGACCTATCGACGGATATTCGCGACTTCATGAAAATCGTGGACAAGGTGATTCCCGTGAGCGTTAAAAGCGGGAATGGCCTCGAAGTTTTGCGCAATGAACTCGTCGGAAAGTCCTCTGTCTTTAGTGGTATGAGCGGGGTTGGCAAGTCTACGCTCATCAACGAGCTCGTTCCGCATGCCGAACTGCGCACGGGAGATGTCCGCGAACGCGATGGCAAGGGTCGCCATACAACGACTTCTTCGAGCTTGTTTGATTTCCCGGGTGGCGGTTACGTCATTGATACGCCGGGGATTCGCAGCATTGGCCTTATGGATATGGAACCGGAAACGCTTGCAAAGATTTTTCCGGGATTCTTCGAAGATGACTTGTTTACATGCAAGTTTAGCAACTGTAAGCACCTCAAGGAACCGGGCTGTGCCGTGCGTGCCGCTGTCGAATCGGGCAAAATTTCCGAAGCCCGCTATGCTAGTTACGTGAGAATTTTGAATTCAGGGAAATAG
- a CDS encoding geranylgeranylglycerol-phosphate geranylgeranyltransferase: protein MISTLFTLFKMTRPINIVIAIITLIVGYALIQHNPTTPVLILQILGFASAIGFANIQNDYLDLESDKLNRPNRPLVTGKVSIKTARIACYILAVTALLCGIGDSIIQNVRFMEVVKDPEHALDFGWMGAVILSFPMWFFILLCALLVAYNRKLKHSPALKNITVAFLCTTPLLYAVQHFFNFSWHDYPEEKMWAIIPAIPFAFLLTVAREIYKDLEDMPGDEKAGIMTFPLIAGEKVARRLAGDIIIFTWISLPIPVFFLDKLFKHNYPPVFLALTALSLTPCFAISLISASSQDYSRAQRFTKFAMLFGLISLIVSSILGM, encoded by the coding sequence ATGATTTCTACGCTTTTTACGCTTTTTAAGATGACGCGTCCCATAAACATCGTGATTGCCATAATCACCCTTATCGTGGGCTACGCCTTGATACAGCACAACCCAACCACCCCTGTTCTCATTCTACAAATACTCGGGTTTGCCTCAGCTATCGGATTTGCCAACATCCAAAACGACTACCTCGATTTAGAAAGCGACAAGCTTAACCGTCCCAACCGACCGCTCGTGACCGGCAAGGTTTCTATCAAAACGGCCCGCATTGCCTGCTACATTTTAGCCGTTACCGCACTTCTCTGCGGAATTGGCGATAGCATCATCCAAAACGTCCGATTCATGGAAGTCGTCAAGGACCCAGAACACGCTCTTGACTTCGGCTGGATGGGCGCTGTCATCTTGTCATTCCCGATGTGGTTCTTCATATTGCTTTGCGCCTTGCTCGTTGCCTACAACCGCAAGCTCAAGCATTCCCCCGCACTCAAAAACATTACGGTCGCATTCCTTTGCACCACCCCGTTACTGTACGCCGTGCAACACTTCTTCAACTTTTCTTGGCATGATTACCCTGAAGAAAAAATGTGGGCCATCATCCCCGCAATTCCCTTTGCATTCTTACTCACCGTTGCTCGAGAAATCTACAAGGACTTAGAAGACATGCCCGGAGATGAAAAGGCGGGCATTATGACTTTTCCGCTTATCGCAGGCGAAAAGGTTGCTAGAAGGCTCGCGGGTGACATCATCATCTTCACATGGATTTCGCTCCCGATTCCAGTCTTCTTCTTAGACAAACTATTCAAGCACAATTACCCGCCGGTTTTCCTTGCACTAACAGCCTTGTCGCTTACGCCGTGTTTTGCAATATCCCTTATAAGCGCAAGCAGCCAAGACTACAGTCGTGCTCAGCGATTTACAAAATTTGCGATGCTGTTCGGACTCATTTCCTTAATCGTCAGCAGCATTTTAGGAATGTAA